In Methanosarcina siciliae T4/M, one genomic interval encodes:
- a CDS encoding nucleoside deaminase, with protein sequence MKHFITKDTPVTDETLNVIAHLPTKSLSAIVENEFFVKLRDRDFMRIAVLLAQKSYDEDGCPIGGVIIDNNTRRIVGKGHNTLVQDNDPYNHGETSAIRDAGRQDFSNNTIFTTLSPCDVCATLIYMRQFDRVVVGDVTNASGNEQMLREKGVKVDILEDPVGIALYAKYRTEKPELDLEDWKGLAACR encoded by the coding sequence ATGAAACACTTCATTACAAAAGACACGCCTGTTACGGATGAGACACTTAATGTTATCGCCCATTTGCCCACGAAAAGTCTTTCTGCGATAGTTGAAAATGAATTTTTTGTTAAACTGAGAGACCGAGATTTTATGCGTATAGCCGTTTTACTTGCTCAAAAAAGCTATGATGAAGATGGCTGCCCCATAGGGGGTGTCATAATCGATAACAACACTCGCCGGATTGTCGGCAAAGGGCATAATACGCTCGTGCAGGACAATGACCCTTACAACCACGGAGAAACTTCGGCCATACGCGATGCGGGACGGCAGGACTTCAGCAACAACACGATATTCACTACGCTCAGCCCCTGCGACGTTTGCGCTACGTTGATATATATGCGCCAGTTCGACCGTGTAGTAGTCGGGGATGTTACTAACGCCTCGGGCAATGAACAGATGCTGCGCGAGAAGGGCGTCAAAGTCGATATCCTTGAAGACCCTGTGGGGATAGCATTGTATGCGAAATATCGGACTGAAAAACCGGAGCTCGATCTTGAGGATTGGAAAGGCTTGGCCGCCTGCCGTTAG
- a CDS encoding GNAT family N-acetyltransferase has product MNDINEQGLNVQLIKKNEENIEAIFKIDCDAFHENLLSNWSLVPFIRFGHVFGLIDRNSLKGFSIFIRAWDNPGLAYMVEIAVEGEYQGKGYGSYLLLWSLLHLKKNGISTVTLTVDPNNLRAQHIYCDKFGFEFVEYRKDEYGQGRDRLFLKLDLENWKQ; this is encoded by the coding sequence ATTAACGACATAAACGAGCAGGGACTTAATGTTCAATTAATCAAGAAAAACGAAGAAAATATAGAGGCAATTTTTAAAATTGATTGTGACGCGTTCCATGAGAATTTACTTAGTAACTGGTCCCTGGTTCCTTTTATTCGATTCGGACACGTTTTCGGGCTCATTGACCGCAATTCCTTGAAAGGTTTTTCTATATTCATAAGAGCATGGGACAATCCCGGACTTGCTTATATGGTGGAAATAGCAGTAGAAGGAGAATATCAGGGAAAAGGATACGGATCTTATCTTTTATTATGGTCCCTGCTCCACCTAAAAAAGAACGGAATTTCTACTGTTACTTTAACTGTTGATCCGAATAATTTACGGGCTCAGCACATTTATTGTGATAAGTTTGGATTTGAATTTGTAGAATACCGAAAGGATGAATATGGACAGGGGCGCGACAGATTGTTCCTGAAATTAGATCTGGAGAACTGGAAGCAGTAA
- a CDS encoding DUF4386 domain-containing protein yields the protein MANHTADISLRQAAIVAGFGYIIIFLLGIIANFFVLQNLIVPEDAAATVNNIMVNEWQFRLGILGFIIMVIFDVVVAWALYILLKPVNRSLSLLTAWFRLVNATIFGIALYNLFSVLQLLGGAGYLTVFETGQMQAQVMLFLSAFNYTWLIGLIFFGFHLFFLGYLILRSGYIPGILGVLLMIASLGYLIDSFANFLLPSYTDYETIFMLIVFVPGVIGELSLTLWLLLKGTKLTEKVAGEV from the coding sequence ATGGCAAACCATACCGCCGATATTTCACTACGCCAGGCTGCAATAGTCGCAGGTTTTGGGTATATAATTATATTTTTACTGGGGATAATTGCTAATTTTTTTGTTCTCCAGAATCTGATTGTGCCGGAAGATGCTGCAGCAACCGTAAACAATATTATGGTTAATGAGTGGCAATTTCGCCTGGGTATTCTGGGCTTTATTATAATGGTTATTTTCGATGTGGTGGTAGCCTGGGCACTTTATATTTTACTCAAACCGGTAAACAGGAGCCTTTCGCTGCTTACTGCCTGGTTCAGGCTGGTGAATGCAACTATTTTTGGAATCGCCCTGTATAACCTCTTTAGCGTTTTGCAACTTTTAGGCGGGGCCGGTTACCTGACAGTATTTGAGACGGGTCAGATGCAGGCTCAGGTAATGTTATTTCTCAGTGCGTTTAACTATACCTGGCTGATCGGATTGATCTTTTTTGGCTTTCATTTGTTTTTCCTTGGTTATCTGATTCTCAGGTCGGGTTACATCCCGGGAATTCTTGGCGTCCTGTTGATGATTGCATCCTTAGGTTACCTGATAGATAGTTTTGCAAATTTTCTTTTACCCAGCTACACCGACTACGAAACAATCTTTATGCTAATTGTTTTCGTACCCGGGGTTATCGGGGAATTGTCCCTTACCCTGTGGCTTTTGTTGAAAGGTACCAAACTAACGGAAAAGGTGGCAGGAGAAGTATAA
- a CDS encoding YVTN family beta-propeller repeat protein has product MKEMVSGKIWKKYAYLKILSIMILAFLMLVCIVDAEPFAYITNYKNNSLSVIDIENNTIITTVSVGAGPYGAAVSPDGTNVYVTNFDDNTTSIIDTATNTVTATLNVGEYPDAVAVAPDGTGAYITDANVSVINTTINKVITTVPVGNSPAGVAVNSEGTEIYVTNYGSDTVSVIEADTNTATSTISVGIGPWGVAVTPDGKKVYVANNDSNSVSVINTTADTVTATIPVGVGPEEVAISPNGTEVYVTNKLDNTVSVINNDTNTVTAVVPVGVTPRGVVVSSDGTEVYVTNSGSDNLSIINTSTKQVTGSIFVGQSPYDIAIQPVSVPTSAPELFTTYYTTVISSVYDLYSTLGIPLVSHNITNTGVNAFEVTVSSEITGYTNEAINHRQIQPGEFVQISQAPLFKPGVLSTLNEKKSANLHYKVIRSENGVEQIWDEQTIPIELYAKDTMVFGDMDSSGKTDPLAPLLVAWVTPHTREIDELLRIAADYVPERTMGAAQTPEKRLTQVKAIYYALKNNYDITYIDSSISYPNNNNGPTQRIKLPKDAINLKSANCIEGTIIFASALESIGIDPYIVLIPRHAFLAWGDGQGNIEGALETTMIGSSNFEDARNKGIEEYYQEVNNGNFSNNESRIISVKENRDLGITPIE; this is encoded by the coding sequence ATGAAAGAAATGGTAAGTGGGAAAATATGGAAAAAGTATGCTTATTTGAAGATTTTAAGCATAATGATACTGGCGTTTTTAATGCTAGTTTGCATAGTAGACGCGGAACCGTTTGCATATATTACGAATTATAAAAACAACTCTCTTTCTGTAATTGATATAGAGAACAACACCATTATAACTACAGTATCTGTAGGAGCTGGTCCTTATGGAGCAGCAGTTTCACCTGATGGAACAAACGTATATGTGACAAACTTTGATGATAACACTACTTCTATAATTGACACTGCCACAAATACGGTTACAGCTACATTGAATGTAGGAGAATATCCTGATGCAGTTGCAGTCGCTCCAGATGGAACAGGGGCATATATTACAGATGCTAATGTCTCTGTAATTAACACCACCATAAATAAAGTTATAACTACAGTACCTGTAGGAAATTCTCCAGCAGGGGTTGCAGTCAACTCAGAAGGCACAGAGATATATGTGACGAATTATGGCAGTGATACGGTTTCTGTAATCGAGGCTGACACAAATACAGCTACCTCCACTATCTCTGTGGGAATTGGTCCTTGGGGAGTTGCAGTTACACCTGATGGAAAAAAAGTATATGTGGCGAATAATGACAGCAATAGTGTATCTGTAATTAATACAACCGCAGATACTGTTACAGCTACAATACCTGTAGGAGTTGGCCCTGAGGAAGTTGCAATAAGTCCAAATGGAACAGAGGTGTATGTAACAAATAAGTTGGATAACACTGTCTCAGTAATTAACAATGACACCAACACAGTTACGGCTGTAGTGCCTGTAGGAGTCACTCCTCGAGGGGTAGTGGTCAGTTCGGATGGAACAGAGGTATATGTGACGAATTCTGGTAGTGATAATCTCTCCATTATAAATACATCTACAAAACAGGTAACAGGATCGATATTTGTGGGACAAAGTCCCTATGATATTGCAATACAACCTGTATCAGTCCCTACATCTGCACCTGAGTTATTCACAACGTATTATACTACTGTTATAAGTTCAGTTTATGACCTGTATTCTACGTTGGGTATCCCCTTAGTGTCTCATAATATAACAAACACCGGTGTAAATGCTTTTGAAGTCACAGTTTCTTCTGAAATAACTGGTTATACAAATGAAGCAATAAACCACCGACAGATTCAACCAGGAGAATTTGTGCAAATTTCTCAAGCACCTTTGTTTAAACCTGGTGTTTTAAGTACCCTGAATGAAAAAAAGAGTGCAAATCTGCACTATAAAGTCATACGTTCTGAAAATGGAGTTGAACAAATATGGGATGAACAGACAATACCCATAGAACTTTACGCGAAAGATACTATGGTTTTTGGGGACATGGATTCAAGTGGAAAAACTGATCCTTTGGCTCCATTACTTGTTGCATGGGTTACTCCACATACAAGAGAAATTGATGAGTTACTCAGAATAGCAGCTGACTATGTTCCTGAGCGAACAATGGGAGCCGCACAAACACCAGAAAAAAGATTGACACAAGTAAAAGCAATTTATTACGCATTAAAGAATAATTATGATATTACTTACATCGACTCATCTATAAGTTACCCAAATAATAACAATGGGCCCACTCAAAGGATTAAACTTCCAAAAGATGCAATAAACCTCAAGTCTGCAAATTGTATAGAAGGAACGATTATTTTTGCATCTGCACTTGAAAGCATTGGAATAGATCCATATATTGTACTTATTCCAAGGCATGCATTTCTTGCATGGGGAGACGGTCAAGGTAACATCGAAGGTGCATTAGAAACCACAATGATTGGGAGTTCCAATTTTGAGGATGCGCGCAATAAAGGAATAGAAGAGTATTACCAGGAAGTAAACAACGGAAACTTCTCTAACAATGAGTCACGAATAATTTCTGTAAAGGAAAATAGAGATTTAGGAATTACACCGATAGAATGA
- a CDS encoding PGF-pre-PGF domain-containing protein, whose product MNQKCKKFLLTGILLTGFLLTSFLLTDFVIILAGVPAALYTSSAPIVYVAGDGSGDFNCDGTEDHVQINQALNFLAENPEYTTVYLRGPFTYVVDDTLLIGSNTTLEGDSDAKIKLVSNAKWSNYKPMIKENNSGSRNITICGFTIDGNREGNTNVVSGKGYYNLIHLSDCQNISVYNMYLTNNHGDGLKTENCSNVKFYNNEAYLLGHDVLYAIICSEVEAYGNTITCRTNSGLRLYNTNNARFHNNNIRSEGSGGAGIEVQKEGPDYAMDDIEVCNNVIYNTALSGILVFGSGNYSTSSANVHIHHNQIYDTGIRLSSEVTGGILSEGFNGLIENNVIDGAYGAGIVQDRAYYSSPDGSGYVITVRNNIITNTCVSPGGEGYGICNLLTDTHLFVLQNNSFYNNAGGDYTGVEASPSDINSDPQYADRDIHDYRLKSKAGRWNGSFWVNDNISSPCIDAGYSLSDFSNEPEPNGDRINIGPYGNTLYASKSEFDMTYNSSGSSIDGSSDVWESNEEDNGGSSEEGGGGSSHSSGSSSGSGGGAGGSPEPAKNIEVKELSQVFITNGKAARFDFTKNVTCVVYVSFDAKKTVGKTTAIVEMLKNKSALVSDLPPDDLYKFFNLWIGNGGYGTSDTIENPEICFKVEKAWIQAEEIEQASITLNRYNDNEWNPLVTRQSGEDDAYLYFTAETPGFSPFAITGKVTEKETSTEILSEPDTQGPEQNNESTGAEVKTKPGQTGNQTDNASFSGKKSVIMPGFEIIYCIVGLLGIFLWKRR is encoded by the coding sequence TTGAATCAAAAATGCAAAAAATTTTTGCTTACTGGCATCCTCCTTACAGGCTTCCTTCTTACAAGCTTCCTTCTTACAGACTTCGTTATTATACTTGCAGGCGTTCCTGCAGCTTTATACACGAGTTCAGCACCAATAGTCTACGTTGCGGGAGATGGAAGTGGAGATTTTAACTGTGATGGAACGGAGGACCATGTCCAGATCAATCAGGCTCTTAACTTCTTGGCAGAAAATCCTGAATATACAACTGTCTATCTCAGAGGGCCGTTTACTTACGTTGTTGACGACACCCTCCTTATAGGCAGCAATACTACCTTGGAAGGAGATTCGGATGCAAAAATCAAGCTTGTTAGTAATGCTAAATGGTCAAACTACAAGCCGATGATTAAAGAAAATAATTCTGGAAGCCGCAACATTACAATTTGCGGTTTTACTATTGACGGAAATCGGGAAGGAAATACAAATGTGGTTAGCGGGAAAGGCTACTACAATCTTATCCACCTGAGCGATTGTCAGAACATAAGTGTGTATAATATGTACCTGACAAACAACCATGGGGACGGCTTAAAGACTGAAAACTGTTCGAACGTAAAATTCTACAATAATGAAGCCTACTTACTGGGCCACGATGTTCTATATGCCATTATCTGTTCGGAAGTGGAAGCTTACGGCAACACAATAACCTGCCGAACAAACAGTGGCCTGCGATTATACAATACAAACAATGCCAGATTCCATAACAATAATATCAGGTCCGAAGGTTCCGGCGGGGCAGGGATCGAGGTCCAGAAAGAAGGACCGGATTATGCCATGGACGATATTGAGGTCTGCAATAATGTAATATACAACACTGCTCTTTCGGGGATTCTGGTCTTCGGGTCCGGAAATTATTCCACATCCTCAGCAAATGTGCACATCCACCATAACCAGATATACGATACCGGAATTCGTTTAAGCAGTGAAGTAACGGGTGGAATCTTATCCGAGGGGTTTAACGGGCTTATTGAAAACAATGTGATTGATGGAGCATACGGAGCTGGTATTGTGCAGGATAGGGCATACTATTCGTCTCCGGATGGTTCAGGGTATGTGATTACGGTAAGAAACAACATCATAACAAATACTTGTGTGTCACCGGGAGGAGAAGGGTATGGAATATGTAACCTGCTTACGGACACCCACTTATTTGTCCTGCAGAATAACTCCTTCTATAACAATGCTGGCGGTGATTACACAGGTGTTGAGGCTTCGCCTTCGGATATTAATTCAGATCCTCAATACGCAGACAGGGATATACACGACTACCGCCTGAAGTCAAAAGCAGGTCGCTGGAATGGGAGCTTCTGGGTGAACGATAATATTAGTTCTCCATGCATCGATGCAGGCTATTCCTTATCTGATTTTTCTAACGAACCCGAACCCAATGGAGACAGGATCAACATAGGTCCGTATGGAAATACGCTATATGCCTCTAAGTCAGAATTTGATATGACATACAATAGCAGTGGCAGCAGCATTGACGGTAGCAGTGATGTCTGGGAAAGTAATGAAGAAGACAATGGAGGAAGTAGTGAAGAAGGCGGTGGAGGAAGCAGTCACAGTAGCGGTAGCAGCAGCGGTAGTGGTGGCGGTGCCGGGGGCTCTCCCGAACCTGCAAAAAATATTGAGGTGAAGGAACTTTCCCAGGTCTTTATTACAAACGGCAAGGCTGCGAGGTTTGATTTCACGAAGAACGTAACCTGTGTCGTTTACGTCAGCTTTGATGCAAAAAAGACAGTAGGTAAGACAACAGCCATTGTAGAGATGCTGAAAAATAAATCTGCTCTGGTTTCGGATCTCCCTCCAGATGATCTATATAAGTTCTTTAATCTCTGGATTGGAAACGGTGGATATGGTACCTCGGATACTATAGAAAATCCAGAAATATGTTTCAAGGTTGAAAAAGCCTGGATACAGGCTGAAGAGATCGAACAGGCTTCTATCACCCTGAACAGGTACAATGATAATGAATGGAACCCGCTTGTAACCAGACAATCAGGGGAAGATGATGCATACCTTTATTTCACAGCCGAAACCCCTGGATTCTCTCCCTTTGCAATAACAGGCAAGGTGACAGAAAAAGAAACTTCAACTGAAATCCTGTCTGAACCTGACACGCAGGGTCCTGAACAAAACAATGAAAGTACTGGAGCTGAAGTCAAAACAAAACCTGGGCAGACAGGAAACCAGACCGATAATGCAAGTTTTTCTGGAAAAAAAAGCGTAATTATGCCTGGATTTGAAATTATTTACTGTATTGTCGGGCTGCTTGGAATTTTCCTGTGGAAAAGGAGATAA